Proteins encoded together in one Phalacrocorax aristotelis chromosome 7, bGulAri2.1, whole genome shotgun sequence window:
- the PFN2 gene encoding profilin-2 isoform X1: MAGWQSYVDNLMCDGCCQEAAIVGYCDAKYVWAATAGGIFQSITPVEIDMIVGKDREGFFTNGLTLGAKKCSVIRDSLYVDGDCTMDIRTKSQGGEPTYNVAVGRAGRVLVFVMGKEGVHGGGLNKKAYSMAKYLRDSGF, encoded by the exons ATGGCCGGCTGGCAGAGCTACGTGGACAACCTGATGTGCGatggctgctgccaggaggcCGCCATTGTGGGCTACTGCGACGCCAAGTACGTCTGGGCAGCTACGGCCGGCGGCATCTTCCAGAGCATCACG CCAGTAGAAATAGATATGATTGTAGGAAAAGACCGAGAGGGTTTCTTCACCAATGGTCTGACCCTTGGTGCAAAGAAGTGCTCTGTGATCAGAGATAGCCTGTATGTTGATGGTGACTGCACAATGGACATCAGGACAAAGAGTCAAGGTGGTGAGCCAACATACAATGTTGCTGTAGGCAGAGCTGGCCGAG tcttGGTCTTTGTAATGGGCAAAGAAGGGGTCCATGGAGGCGGATTGAATAAGAAGGCATACTCAATGGCAAAATACTTGAGAGACTCTGGGTTCTAG
- the PFN2 gene encoding profilin-2 isoform X2 has product MAGWQSYVDNLMCDGCCQEAAIVGYCDAKYVWAATAGGIFQSITPVEIDMIVGKDREGFFTNGLTLGAKKCSVIRDSLYVDGDCTMDIRTKSQGGEPTYNVAVGRAGRALVIVMGKEGVHGGTLNKKAYELALYLRRSDV; this is encoded by the exons ATGGCCGGCTGGCAGAGCTACGTGGACAACCTGATGTGCGatggctgctgccaggaggcCGCCATTGTGGGCTACTGCGACGCCAAGTACGTCTGGGCAGCTACGGCCGGCGGCATCTTCCAGAGCATCACG CCAGTAGAAATAGATATGATTGTAGGAAAAGACCGAGAGGGTTTCTTCACCAATGGTCTGACCCTTGGTGCAAAGAAGTGCTCTGTGATCAGAGATAGCCTGTATGTTGATGGTGACTGCACAATGGACATCAGGACAAAGAGTCAAGGTGGTGAGCCAACATACAATGTTGCTGTAGGCAGAGCTGGCCGAG CATTGGTTATAGTCATGGGAAAGGAAGGTGTCCATGGAGGGACACTCAACAAGAAAGCATATGAACTGGCTTTATACCTGAGGAGGTCTGACGTCTAA